The nucleotide sequence ACCGACAAAAAATATAACTTAATTAATAGAATCAAACTCGACTACTATGTTACTCAACGCTCAATGCTAGCACCTATCCTGCGTAGGCAAAAGAATATGCAACAATCCGAAGAATCGAAGCCCTTCTTTATCGATGCACCATTTCACTTAAACTCTTAGCGGTTTACCTTCGCTTTATGCCCACTGTATCGCTGCCCGCTGATTACACTAAATTTTTAGCTGAACTGAAAACCCACATCGGTGACGCCCAAGTACGGGCGGCACTGGCAGTAAATTCTGAGCTGGTGCAGTTGTACTGGCGCATTGGCCACCAGATTTTACAGCACCAACGCCAGCAAGGGTGGGGCGCCAAGGTCATTGAGCAGCTGCCTCAGGATTTACGCCACGAGTTTCCGGAAGCTTCGGGCTTCTCGTCTCGTAACCTCAAGTACATGCGAGCCTTTGCTCAGGCATGGCCAGATGCGTTAATTGTGCAACAGCTTGTTGCACAAATTCCGTGGGGCTACAATGTGGGGCTGCTGGATAAAGTAGCCGATCCCGCGGAGCGGGCATGGTACGTACACCAAACTATCGAGCAGGGCTGGAGCCGTAACGTGCTGGCCGCTCAAGAGGAAAGCGGCCTCTACCACCGGCAGGGCCGGGCGGTGAGCAACTTCGACCGCACTCTGCCTATGCCGCAGTCAGAGTTGACGCAGCAGCTCCTGAAAAACCCCTGTTCGACTTTCTCTCCTTGGGCGCCGAGGCCCAGGAGCGAGACTTAGAACGCGGCTTGCTGGAGCATGTGCGCGCCTTTCTGCTGGAACTGGGCAAGGGATTTGCGCTGGTAGGCAGCCAGTATCACCTGAAAGTAGGTGCCCAAGACTACTACCTGGATCTTGTATTCTACCATCTCCAACTGCGCTGCTTTGTTATTATCGACTTGAAAATAGGTGAATTCAAGCCCGAGGACAGCGGCAAGATGATCTTCTATCTGGCCGCGGCCGATGAGTTGCTACGCCACGCCACCCCACTGACCACCCAAGTATCGGGCTGGTGCTGTGCAAAAGTCAAAACCGGGTGGTGGCCGAATATGCACTACGTGGCCTCAGCCAACCTATTGGAGTAGCCGAATGGCAACTTACCCGGGCCCTGGCTATCGAGTTGCGACGCAGTTTGCCCACCACGGAAGAGTTGGATGCTGCCCTTACCAATTAGAGGGTGTACACAAAATCAGGCGGGCTGTAGTCGTCGGCACATGAGGTGGATTACGGCCACGAAAATCCAGGCACAACTATTTTGAGGTATAGGCTCCAAATAGCGAGTGCCAAGGCGGCGGTAGCGGCTTAGCCAAGCAAAGGCGCGCTCGACCTCCCAGCGACGAGGCAGCGCGGCAAAGGGCTTCTGGCCCGCAGGCTTGGCCACCATTTGCAGTCGGCAGCCGAACGGTGCAGCCCTTGCAGCGGGCGGCCCGCTATAGCCCCCGTCGGCCCACACCACGCCCAGGCCGGGCTGGCGCCGCTCCGGCCAACCCCGGACCATACGCCGGGCCGGTCCTGTTCGCTAGCCGGCTGCACCTGCAAGACCAACAATAGGTCCAGCGTGTCGACGAGCAGGTAACGCTTGCGCTCGGTTATGACTTTGCCAGCATCGTAACCCCAGTTACCCCTTTTTTTACCCACTGTGCGCACGGCTTGGCTGTCAACGAAAGCTGTGGAATAGGTAGTTTTATTGGCTTGGCGACGTACCAGCGGCCGTCAGGCCTCGTGCACCTACTTCATGGTACCGTTGTCACGCCAGCGACGGAAGCTGGTTCACATCACGTTCAACTGCGGCAGGTCGTAGGGCAAGTTACACTAAGAGCACCCAATGCGGACCTGACAGGAAATGACGTTTCACACAGCTTGGAACGGCCGGCGACGCGGGCAGCACGGCCAGCACCTGCCCCTACAGTACACCGCTTAAATCAGTGCTATAATTCGCCCGCTGCATAATCAGCAATTATGCTCATCAACCGACTTTAACATACCTCCAACGTGTTTGGGGATGTAAATAAAACCGAGTCAGTAAGATCATGCCTGGGATTGCAAGCTGTGATCATACTTTGCTTATCGAAGCATGATGGCCTAAATGTCTTTTTAGCATATTTTAACACGAATAAAGCAAGGAAGGCTCGAATGGAGATCTCCATTCGAGCCTTCCTTGCTTTAAGCAATACCTATTGACCAGTTTCCTGTTCTGAAGTACTCTTCTTTATCATCGTCTTTCACCCTTTTGTTAATAATATTAATCATAAAGCTGTACGCTTGCTTAGGTATCACTTGATTTAGCAGTGTTTCCTTTGATAGATCGAAAGTATATAGTCCAGCTATGGTAGTTAAGAAAAGGTTACTATCAACACCAACCTTCCCACGAAGATTTTTCAGCTCCTCTTGATTAATATATATTTTATAAATCCATTTCCCATTCTTGTGAAATACATCAAATCCTGTTTCATTATTTATTTTTCCCTTAACTTCATATGAGAATAATGGCAAGCAATTCATAATACATTCTGCCAACTCCTTGAAAGAACTTATATAGCCATATTCTTGATAGGAATAATCTATAATATTGTTAATACAAGCATCAAATTGACTGTAAATATTGCCTCCTTTGTTAAAATAATATGGCCTTAATACTTCTCTTAATATATTTTTTCTCTGCACTTCTTCCTGTGTTAGCTCCCTTTTCAGATTTAGCGCGTTCAATTCTTTGTGTAATTCACTGTATTGCTCTATATTATAGTTTAGAGTGTAACTAGAGTTGTTTCTTCTTAGTTCGCTTATCTCGGATAGAATATCTATAAATACTTCAGTTGATTGTCTTAAGGAAAAATCACTATTCAAATCTATAGTAAATTCATCTCTTTTATAATCATTGGTTTTTGTAAAATCTGGCTTACTCCCTCTTTCGGGTTTAACAAACTCTGGTTCGTTATAAATTGTTCTTACCAATGTATTCAATGACATATTGTAATCTAAATCTTCTTTAAAATTAATTGAGTATATCCCTTTAAAATGCGGTGGTATCGCGCAGTTTTCTCCTTGAAAATTTCCTGACCTTATAATTGGAATAAACTTATTCCTTTCAACCCCTGACATTATTTCTCCTGATACGATCTGTTGTTCATAGCTTACTCCCCCACTTTGGCTAAGAGACCTGCTTCGGTAGTTAGGTGTTAGAACAACAACAACTTTTCCGGCTTCCTCCAAAGACTTATTCATAAAATGAGTGATACTGTCACCTGGCTGAAGCGCGTAAACATCAAGTAGGGTTTCGATACCATTAGCTTCTAAATCATCTGCTAGTTTTCTTACCCATTCTTTATGCTGATGGTCGTCCCATGAGTAGGTGATAAAAACTTTATGTTCCATAGTTTCGGGGATGAAATGTCTTTGTGAATTTATAATTTATGTTGTGAGATTGTCAGGGGTTTACGGTCAGAGCCGCTGTTATGAGGCTCTGTTCCTGGTTCAAGGTATTGTTCTTTGTGCTAAGTATTTTCCTATTATAGTGGTGCCGATGTGTACCTGGTCTACCCAACGACCATTCATCAGACACCTCACAAGTTGATAGTCGAGCAAGCCGGCTACATCCGATTAGCTGCTGTTGTAGGAGTCTCAGCTAGCTGCAAGAAGATCACGTACGGGACACGCGTTCTGCAGTCATGTAGTCGACGATACAAACGAGCAAGTCAAAGGCTCTGAGTAGCTCTCATAGTCCATCTACAGGGCAACCGATCAGTTGTGTTGTTATCGCTTACTACTCTGATGCAATTACTGAGGCTCGGGTCTGAGATACACTGGACATAGGCAACAGGTTGCTGGACCAACTATGCATTGTATTGATGTATGTGGCCTCGGTAACTGGTTGCACCCTTCTAGCCTAACGCTGTCCGCTCGCACTAGTGCTCGGTGGCGTGGTAGTTGATAAAACAGTTTTCTCTTTAAATCTAGCTGCTGGTAGGACGAATCAACAGATAGGTTGGTCGTTGCTTAGCTAACACCTATGAGTGCAGACCTCACATACCAACACTGACCACATACAGCTAATAATTAACAGCTTGACAATTCATTTTGAATATCTTTTTAATCAATATCTGAGAAGAATTCCCGCAACGTAAGGTGATGAATATCAAGCAAACGCAGCAAACTTTTCATCGTGATATTACTGCCTTTCTCGTGCTTGCCATAGCTCACCCGCGAAAGCTCATGCTCAAAAGCAAACGTTTCGTAGGACTTGTACCCCGCAGCCAAGCGTAAGCGGCGAAGCTTATTGGCAATCTGTTGGATGCGCGGATCCGGTAGCGAGTCAGACTTCATGAGCGGCGAAAGTCCGCCAGAAGCCTGTAAAAAGTAACAACATATAATTACCTTATTTTATAATCCTTATTATAGTAGGTTTGTAGTGGCTGAATATTCCGCTGCTTATCCTATTTAGAATCTAGCGCCGCCACGCCTCACAGAGACTATAGCAGCGCTGGACTCCAGTATAGTTGGTCAATAGTGTGTATTACAGCTTGTTTATCAGGCCTGCAGCTCTAACTGCATCTCGTTTTCGCATGACTCTCTTTCGCACCCATTCCCAGTTTTCTTTTTCTGTTCGACAGCGGCATTTATTACTAGTCGTAACAGACCGCGTTCATCTTTCGCTGCAAAGTCAATCTCAACAAGCTGTCAGAGAACAGTCGGAGTGTTGGACACCCCTGCCGCCACTCGAGCAGTTACAACAGGAGCTGGCTAAGTTTCGCTATAACCTAGAGGAAGAGCAATATGCTAAGCTCAGTTTGAGTACCCCCCTGCTGATATTGCTGCTATTTGAGCTGATGCAGTCATGGGGCCCCGAAGTCGGTCCAGTTCCCACTCAAGAAACGGAGCAGCAAGAGCTGTTCGGTTTATACTACATGCTCAGTTTTCCTTTCACTTATCATTTCGCCATGCAGGAATACCAGACCTTTTTGCACCCCTTCCGCTCGCCAGCGGTGCAAGCGCGTTTTGCCAAGGACAAGCGACAATACATCAACACGGCTGGAATGGACGTAATCGCCGTATTTACGGCTCTATATAATGCCGGTAAAGGTTCCTTGCA is from Hymenobacter tibetensis and encodes:
- a CDS encoding transposase translates to MVRGWPERRQPGLGVVWADGGYSGPPAARAAPFGCRLQMVAKPAGQKPFAALPRRWEVERAFAWLSRYRRLGTRYLEPIPQNSCAWIFVAVIHLMCRRLQPA
- a CDS encoding XRE family transcriptional regulator, coding for MKSDSLPDPRIQQIANKLRRLRLAAGYKSYETFAFEHELSRVSYGKHEKGSNITMKSLLRLLDIHHLTLREFFSDID
- a CDS encoding DUF1016 domain-containing protein, which codes for MLEHVRAFLLELGKGFALVGSQYHLKVGAQDYYLDLVFYHLQLRCFVIIDLKIGEFKPEDSGKMIFYLAAADELLRHATPLTTQVSGWCCAKVKTGWWPNMHYVASANLLE
- a CDS encoding DUF1016 N-terminal domain-containing protein, with protein sequence MPTVSLPADYTKFLAELKTHIGDAQVRAALAVNSELVQLYWRIGHQILQHQRQQGWGAKVIEQLPQDLRHEFPEASGFSSRNLKYMRAFAQAWPDALIVQQLVAQIPWGYNVGLLDKVADPAERAWYVHQTIEQGWSRNVLAAQEESGLYHRQGRAVSNFDRTLPMPQSELTQQLLKNPCSTFSPWAPRPRSET
- a CDS encoding toll/interleukin-1 receptor domain-containing protein: MEHKVFITYSWDDHQHKEWVRKLADDLEANGIETLLDVYALQPGDSITHFMNKSLEEAGKVVVVLTPNYRSRSLSQSGGVSYEQQIVSGEIMSGVERNKFIPIIRSGNFQGENCAIPPHFKGIYSINFKEDLDYNMSLNTLVRTIYNEPEFVKPERGSKPDFTKTNDYKRDEFTIDLNSDFSLRQSTEVFIDILSEISELRRNNSSYTLNYNIEQYSELHKELNALNLKRELTQEEVQRKNILREVLRPYYFNKGGNIYSQFDACINNIIDYSYQEYGYISSFKELAECIMNCLPLFSYEVKGKINNETGFDVFHKNGKWIYKIYINQEELKNLRGKVGVDSNLFLTTIAGLYTFDLSKETLLNQVIPKQAYSFMINIINKRVKDDDKEEYFRTGNWSIGIA